One part of the Treponema sp. OMZ 787 genome encodes these proteins:
- the ligA gene encoding NAD-dependent DNA ligase LigA codes for MVTTEEKRILDLEKTIKRHQDLYYNAQPEISDAEFDALWDELRELDPQNKLFFTVPLESTDGFPKSEHIIPMGSQEKAADPPSFEAWALKMPFKEYIVQYKMDGASLELQYEEGRFVRAVTRGDGKIGDDITENVLKMKGLIKNITVKGSSGVDGAKPFSGGIRCEVIMLRSVHQKYFNDKANCRNAANGLMKKKTGEMCEHLNLFAYDAVQGSIGRPFTGEAPFKTESEKLDWLKEAGFNCVEVKYCKSIDEVIEYRAHVMDIRPSLDYDIDGLVIKNDTIDPDDMKRARPEKQIAFKFSLEEAVTVLKEIEWSESGATYTPIALIEPVRLAGTTVKRASLANPNIIKALNLKIGSRVVVTKRGEIIPKIEALAENPPDAKEIEYPDTCSACGTPLTNEGTRLYCPNMSCPKLIHHRIEKWINVLDIRDFGITLIKRLFDMGRVNSITDLYTLTVEELEAIDRMGKLSAEKVYKALHSKKEISLTKFIAGLDIEGIGEIMVEKLEEAGFDDLDKLLKASEEDFANVYQFGQVLSRTLVTNLSILKDEMTGLIGKGYIKIKPPPSPEDGAVLKGLSFCFTGELNTMKRAQAEVLVKEKGGTVKSSVGKGLSYLVTNTPDSGSSKNKKAQELGTSIITEEAFLKLIGKV; via the coding sequence ATGGTAACAACTGAAGAAAAAAGAATTTTAGACCTTGAAAAAACTATTAAAAGGCATCAAGACCTTTATTATAATGCTCAGCCTGAAATTTCGGATGCGGAATTCGATGCTCTTTGGGATGAGTTAAGGGAACTGGATCCTCAAAATAAACTTTTTTTTACCGTTCCTTTAGAATCTACTGACGGCTTTCCAAAGTCCGAACACATTATTCCTATGGGAAGTCAGGAAAAGGCTGCCGATCCGCCTTCTTTTGAGGCCTGGGCCTTAAAGATGCCCTTTAAAGAATATATCGTCCAATATAAAATGGACGGAGCGAGTCTTGAGCTTCAATACGAAGAAGGCCGCTTTGTGCGCGCCGTTACCAGAGGCGACGGAAAAATCGGAGACGATATAACCGAGAATGTGCTTAAAATGAAGGGGCTCATAAAAAACATCACGGTAAAAGGCAGTTCCGGTGTCGATGGGGCTAAACCCTTTTCGGGAGGAATAAGGTGCGAGGTTATAATGCTCCGCTCCGTTCATCAAAAATATTTTAATGACAAGGCTAATTGCCGAAATGCCGCAAACGGACTTATGAAAAAAAAGACCGGGGAAATGTGTGAGCACCTAAACCTCTTTGCCTATGATGCCGTCCAAGGAAGCATAGGCCGCCCCTTTACGGGAGAAGCCCCCTTTAAAACCGAATCCGAAAAACTCGATTGGCTTAAAGAAGCGGGCTTTAATTGTGTTGAAGTAAAATACTGTAAAAGCATCGATGAGGTAATAGAATACAGGGCCCATGTTATGGATATACGCCCTTCATTGGACTACGATATAGACGGCCTTGTAATAAAAAACGATACAATCGATCCCGATGACATGAAAAGGGCCCGCCCCGAAAAGCAGATCGCCTTTAAGTTCAGCCTCGAAGAAGCGGTTACCGTCTTAAAAGAAATCGAATGGAGCGAGTCGGGGGCAACCTATACCCCCATAGCCCTTATCGAGCCCGTGCGCCTTGCAGGTACTACCGTAAAAAGAGCAAGCCTTGCAAACCCGAACATAATCAAGGCCCTCAACTTGAAAATCGGAAGCCGGGTAGTGGTAACCAAGAGGGGGGAAATAATTCCTAAAATAGAAGCTCTTGCAGAAAACCCTCCGGATGCTAAGGAGATAGAATATCCCGATACCTGCTCTGCCTGCGGCACCCCCCTTACCAATGAAGGAACCAGGCTTTATTGTCCCAACATGAGCTGCCCTAAGCTGATTCATCACCGAATCGAAAAATGGATAAACGTTCTCGACATAAGGGATTTCGGAATTACCCTCATAAAAAGACTTTTTGATATGGGGCGGGTAAATTCCATTACGGACCTATACACCCTCACTGTTGAAGAATTGGAGGCTATAGACCGTATGGGAAAGCTCTCTGCCGAAAAGGTATATAAGGCTCTTCATTCCAAAAAAGAAATAAGTTTAACTAAATTTATTGCAGGCTTAGACATAGAAGGAATCGGCGAAATCATGGTCGAAAAACTTGAAGAAGCAGGCTTTGATGATTTGGATAAACTTCTTAAAGCCTCAGAAGAAGATTTTGCAAATGTTTATCAGTTCGGGCAAGTCCTATCCCGTACCTTGGTAACCAATCTTTCGATCTTAAAAGATGAGATGACAGGATTGATTGGTAAGGGCTATATAAAAATTAAGCCCCCCCCTTCGCCAGAAGATGGGGCCGTTTTAAAGGGTTTAAGTTTTTGCTTTACAGGGGAGCTTAACACGATGAAGAGGGCCCAAGCTGAAGTCTTGGTAAAAGAGAAGGGCGGAACAGTAAAATCCTCCGTTGGGAAGGGCCTAAGTTATCTTGTAACCAATACCCCCGACTCGGGTTCATCTAAAAACAAAAAAGCCCAAGAATTGGGAACGTCAATCATAACCGAAGAGGCTTTTTTAAAACTTATTGGGAAGGTGTAA